A window of Fibrobacter succinogenes contains these coding sequences:
- a CDS encoding helix-turn-helix domain-containing protein codes for MNNYPLHKNGNIRTADFSMLNYLQQVNVLPDKIAMFTNLKEFGLENYVKVQAAVLLLVRRGSVEVELDLKTYKLEAGALFIVFPEQVLKAKKASDDFDPICIACSKNMIEELIIRFDDNTRLILKSRENPLHQLDEEKFKQLNESFEFLKKKFETTETNTCRLQVLKNYLIGLLYECIGMDHEPMTTDVVKSRGQVLFSQFIDLVVEHHREQHSVKFYADELGITPKYLSAVAEEQTGKNAKRWIDEHIALDAKVLLRSSSRDIQKVSKILNFPDVSFFGKFFKRLVGVSPKAYRKTAE; via the coding sequence ATGAATAACTACCCATTGCATAAGAACGGAAACATCCGAACTGCAGATTTCTCGATGCTGAATTATCTGCAACAAGTAAATGTTTTGCCCGATAAGATTGCCATGTTTACCAATCTTAAGGAGTTCGGGCTCGAAAATTACGTCAAGGTCCAGGCGGCGGTGCTGCTCCTCGTGAGGCGCGGTTCCGTTGAAGTTGAACTGGACTTAAAAACCTATAAACTTGAAGCGGGCGCGCTGTTCATTGTTTTCCCGGAACAGGTCTTGAAAGCAAAAAAGGCATCTGACGATTTTGATCCAATCTGTATTGCCTGCTCCAAGAATATGATTGAAGAATTAATCATCCGCTTTGATGACAATACGCGACTGATTCTGAAATCTCGTGAAAATCCGTTGCATCAATTGGATGAAGAAAAGTTTAAACAGCTAAATGAAAGTTTTGAATTTTTAAAGAAAAAATTCGAAACCACAGAAACGAATACTTGCCGTTTGCAAGTTCTCAAAAACTATTTGATTGGACTCCTTTACGAATGTATTGGAATGGATCACGAACCCATGACCACAGATGTTGTCAAGAGCCGAGGTCAAGTTCTATTCTCTCAATTTATCGACCTTGTTGTTGAACACCATCGCGAGCAACATTCTGTGAAGTTCTATGCCGATGAACTCGGCATTACGCCGAAGTACCTCTCCGCCGTTGCTGAAGAGCAGACCGGCAAGAATGCTAAGCGCTGGATTGACGAACATATCGCCCTCGATGCCAAGGTGCTATTGCGCTCGTCATCCAGAGACATCCAGAAAGTCTCCAAAATTCTGAACTTCCCGGACGTTTCGTTCTTTGGAAAGTTCTTCAAGCGCCTCGTCGGCGTCTCGCCCAAAGCCTACCGCAAAACCGCTGAATAA